A DNA window from Marinobacter alexandrii contains the following coding sequences:
- the mnmA gene encoding tRNA 2-thiouridine(34) synthase MnmA, with amino-acid sequence MSKKGRILVAMSGGIDSSLAAVMLHEEGYEVIGMTMKTWDYQTSGGSSKETGCCSLDSINDARNIAVSLGFPHYIIDIRNEFGDAVIDYFTDEYMAGRTPNPCVMCNTHIKWDSLLRRADKLDCEFIATGHYANIREENDRFVVSRGADGYKDQSYALWGISQESLSRTKYPLGHLKKSEIYDMARERQFYELVTKSESYEICFVPDNDYRGFLKRRVEGIEEQVAGGEFVLESGEVVGTHEGYPFYTVGQRKGLGIALGYPVYVTEIQKDNNRVILGTFDELSRDGMYVKQLNMQKYASIEGGRKDTVTKVRYNDDGNPAIIEQVGDTMKVYFGNGVSAIAPGQAAVFYEEDDVIGGGWITSSFHQNREN; translated from the coding sequence ATGAGTAAAAAAGGACGAATTTTAGTCGCCATGAGTGGCGGCATAGATAGCTCACTCGCTGCAGTGATGCTACACGAAGAAGGATACGAAGTGATTGGAATGACCATGAAAACATGGGACTATCAAACTTCAGGTGGAAGTAGCAAAGAGACAGGCTGTTGTAGCCTCGATTCCATCAATGACGCACGAAATATTGCGGTAAGCCTTGGATTCCCACATTACATCATCGACATCCGAAATGAATTTGGTGATGCCGTAATTGATTATTTCACCGATGAATATATGGCCGGGAGAACCCCCAATCCATGTGTAATGTGCAATACGCATATCAAATGGGATTCATTACTCAGAAGGGCGGATAAGCTTGATTGTGAATTCATAGCAACTGGCCATTATGCGAATATCAGAGAAGAGAACGATCGATTTGTTGTTTCCAGAGGAGCAGATGGTTATAAAGACCAATCCTATGCGCTTTGGGGTATATCGCAAGAAAGTTTGAGTAGAACCAAGTACCCATTGGGTCACCTGAAAAAATCAGAAATCTACGATATGGCCAGAGAACGTCAATTCTATGAATTGGTCACAAAGTCTGAATCCTATGAAATATGCTTTGTTCCCGATAATGATTACCGCGGCTTCTTAAAAAGGAGAGTAGAAGGTATTGAGGAGCAAGTAGCTGGCGGTGAATTCGTATTGGAATCAGGCGAAGTAGTTGGAACTCATGAAGGCTATCCATTCTATACCGTCGGTCAACGCAAAGGATTAGGAATTGCTCTAGGTTATCCCGTATATGTTACTGAAATACAGAAAGATAATAATAGAGTTATTTTAGGAACTTTTGATGAGTTAAGCAGAGACGGTATGTATGTGAAGCAACTTAATATGCAGAAATATGCAAGCATTGAAGGAGGAAGAAAGGACACAGTAACCAAGGTTCGTTATAATGATGATGGCAATCCTGCCATTATTGAACAAGTTGGTGATACCATGAAAGTGTATTTCGGAAATGGTGTAAGCGCAATAGCTCCTGGTCAAGCTGCTGTTTTTTATGAAGAAGATGACGTGATAGGTGGAGGATGGATAACTTCAAGTTTTCATCAAAACAGAGAAAATTAA
- a CDS encoding S8 family serine peptidase: MNKLHTLILILLPIMGFSQSQVNRYFIYFDEKSGESYPYSVSNPNEFLTQKAIDRREKQGIEIDESDLPVNPSFVQNLKEAGVDVFFTSRWLNGALVNLDTTLLDELAMLSFVDSIAWIADTTRLSYDQSEYEVPTEFDEPSSVTGDSDIQLIMLGADHMHADDIKGQGMLIAILDNGFVGVNRYSPFQHIWENSGILATKNFVTNSGNVFLSGSHGTSVFSIISSNFESEDGNLIGIAPEANYVLCVTEDNKAENTIEEYNWLLGAEFADSLGADVINGSLGYRLFDIPEHNYDFDDMDGETTIVSRAANMAADKGIIVVVSAGNEGNKSWKRITPPADAKNILTIGSVNPDFTYSSFSSVGNTADGRIKPDVAAFGAATTVVQGNGSISRGSGTSFASPLIAGFAAGIWQANPDWTSQEVIDAIKNSGHRAHAPDSLVGHGVPTYAYAVDGKTLNVADILDHKVTIYPNPFNGDKLYLITKGKFKEGLNIRIMDPKGSVIFNEDFKKREIKENMELTIDGSQQGVYFLFLQSGNNQKTVKLINF; the protein is encoded by the coding sequence ATGAATAAGCTACACACACTGATATTGATATTACTCCCGATTATGGGCTTTTCCCAAAGCCAGGTTAATCGATACTTCATCTATTTTGATGAAAAATCTGGGGAGAGTTATCCGTATAGTGTTTCAAACCCAAATGAGTTTTTAACCCAAAAAGCAATTGATCGGCGAGAAAAGCAAGGAATTGAAATAGACGAATCTGACTTGCCTGTTAATCCTTCGTTTGTTCAAAATTTGAAAGAAGCTGGAGTAGATGTTTTTTTCACATCAAGGTGGTTAAATGGCGCATTGGTAAACTTGGATACTACACTTTTAGATGAGTTGGCAATGCTTTCATTTGTAGACAGTATAGCTTGGATTGCAGATACCACTCGACTTTCATACGATCAATCTGAATATGAAGTACCCACAGAATTTGATGAGCCATCTTCAGTAACGGGGGATTCGGATATTCAATTAATTATGTTGGGGGCAGATCATATGCATGCAGATGATATCAAAGGACAGGGTATGCTAATAGCTATTCTGGATAATGGGTTTGTAGGTGTAAATAGATATTCTCCATTTCAACATATCTGGGAAAATAGCGGAATACTTGCTACAAAAAATTTCGTAACTAACTCGGGCAATGTTTTCCTGTCTGGATCTCATGGGACATCTGTGTTCTCCATTATTAGTTCGAATTTTGAGTCTGAAGACGGAAACCTAATTGGTATAGCTCCTGAAGCCAATTATGTGCTCTGTGTAACAGAAGATAATAAAGCTGAAAATACCATTGAAGAATACAATTGGCTTTTAGGCGCTGAGTTCGCAGATAGCCTTGGTGCAGATGTCATTAATGGATCCTTAGGCTATCGATTATTCGATATCCCGGAGCATAACTATGATTTTGATGATATGGATGGGGAAACAACAATCGTTTCCAGAGCTGCTAATATGGCGGCAGATAAAGGGATCATTGTTGTTGTAAGTGCGGGCAATGAGGGTAATAAAAGCTGGAAACGAATTACTCCACCAGCTGATGCCAAAAATATCCTTACCATAGGAAGTGTTAATCCTGATTTTACCTACTCATCCTTCAGTTCGGTAGGAAACACTGCCGATGGAAGAATCAAACCTGATGTTGCGGCATTTGGAGCAGCCACTACTGTGGTCCAGGGAAATGGATCAATTTCAAGAGGAAGTGGTACAAGCTTTGCCTCACCACTAATAGCTGGATTTGCTGCAGGAATTTGGCAAGCAAACCCAGACTGGACAAGTCAGGAGGTTATTGATGCCATCAAAAATTCGGGCCATCGAGCACATGCTCCTGACTCTCTAGTTGGTCATGGTGTTCCTACATATGCGTATGCAGTAGATGGAAAAACATTGAATGTGGCTGATATTTTAGACCATAAAGTGACTATTTACCCCAACCCGTTTAATGGTGATAAGCTCTATTTGATTACAAAAGGAAAATTTAAAGAGGGGTTGAATATTAGAATCATGGATCCAAAAGGAAGTGTGATTTTTAATGAAGATTTTAAAAAGAGAGAAATTAAAGAAAACATGGAATTGACAATTGATGGAAGTCAGCAAGGAGTTTATTTCTTATTCTTGCAAAGCGGAAATAATCAAAAAACTGTTAAGCTAATTAACTTCTAA
- the rpe gene encoding ribulose-phosphate 3-epimerase, whose product MPQKLIAPSFLAADFGNVQQEVEMLNQSETDYIHIDIMDGVFVPNISFGFPVCQAIHKHAKKPMDFHLMIEHADPYLEDCMKAGAEIISVHYEACRHLHRTVSEIRNLGAKAGVVLNPHSSIDLLEEILPHVDLVLLMSVNPGFGGQNFIETTFSKVRKLRAMVDTINPEIIIEIDGGVNDKNASELFKAGADMLVAGSFVFKSDDPAQTIANLKKA is encoded by the coding sequence ATGCCTCAAAAACTTATTGCCCCCTCATTCTTAGCAGCCGATTTTGGTAACGTTCAACAAGAAGTTGAAATGCTAAACCAAAGCGAGACAGACTATATTCACATTGATATTATGGACGGAGTATTTGTCCCTAACATTTCATTTGGCTTTCCAGTATGTCAGGCCATTCATAAGCATGCGAAAAAGCCAATGGACTTTCATCTAATGATCGAGCATGCAGATCCTTATCTGGAAGATTGTATGAAGGCGGGTGCCGAAATAATCAGCGTACATTATGAAGCATGCAGGCATTTGCATCGAACAGTATCGGAAATTAGAAACCTTGGTGCAAAAGCGGGGGTTGTATTAAATCCTCATTCTTCAATTGATCTTTTGGAAGAGATTCTACCTCATGTTGACTTGGTTCTTCTGATGTCTGTCAACCCCGGATTTGGGGGACAAAATTTCATTGAGACCACCTTTAGTAAGGTCAGAAAGCTTAGAGCAATGGTTGATACCATAAACCCAGAGATCATCATTGAAATAGATGGAGGGGTAAATGATAAAAACGCAAGTGAACTTTTTAAGGCAGGTGCAGATATGCTAGTGGCAGGAAGCTTCGTTTTTAAATCTGATGATCCAGCCCAAACCATTGCGAACCTCAAAAAAGCTTAG
- a CDS encoding TonB-dependent receptor — MRIKLSLLLITVLALNAMAQSTRVRGVIKDERGETVPSVNIILKSDRTIGTISNINGVFELNLESGDHILIFSHIQYETVELDIVLSQSETKVIQVILQSTSTVLDDVQVQGNRETDAIDPATRLDPKSVQNLPSAFGDFNKVLLTLPGVAGNNELSSAYNVRGGNFDENLVYVNDIPVYRPFLANAGRQEGLSFVNPDLVGDINFYAGGWESKYGDKLSSSLNIDYKEPESLEGQFNVGLLGGSAYIGNRVNEDIQYLFGARHRDSRYLLNTLETDGQYLPSYTDAQAFFTFDLTGKNSKQNNRTKLNWLLAYGRNRYLTLPVSQTTEFGSVSQNLRVQTRFEGREELDYDTYQSGFNLSHRWSNRFLSRWIASGVYTSERENYNVEGAYRICDVDNNPGSNSFNECVVIRGIGTNFNYGRNRLQAKIYNTEWRNEYLLSDWSILEAGVGYSHNIIDDRLNEYAFLDSAGFIEVNESTFNELSLSTTTITAYAQATIYSKDSMHAVNFGGRINHLDYTGQLLFSPRLIYRFKPRWERETSFRLSVGRYSQPPFYREFRDLEGTIRDDVKAQESIHVIGAMERVLTWWNRPFLFSTEVYYKSLENVIPYDIDNVRLRYFANNNATAFAYGFDFRINGEFIPGTQSWFSLGILKTKEDLAEDDKGYIRRPSDQNINLAFYFEDHMPNDPTLRVYVNTVFGSGYPLGPPNDINARNIFSGDEYYRVDLGFSKSFELRGHKYLKTLWLRAEILNVLGADNTLSYSWIQDVTGAQLAIPNSLSARFLNFRISTDF, encoded by the coding sequence TTGAGGATCAAATTATCTCTTCTATTAATCACAGTGCTAGCATTGAACGCAATGGCTCAGTCAACACGTGTCAGAGGTGTAATTAAAGATGAAAGAGGAGAGACTGTACCTTCCGTAAACATCATATTGAAATCGGATAGGACAATAGGAACGATATCCAACATAAATGGTGTTTTTGAATTGAATCTAGAATCAGGAGACCATATCCTGATATTCTCTCACATTCAATACGAAACTGTAGAACTTGATATTGTCCTGTCTCAAAGTGAAACGAAAGTCATTCAAGTTATACTGCAAAGCACAAGTACAGTTTTGGATGACGTACAGGTGCAGGGAAATCGAGAGACAGATGCAATAGATCCTGCAACTAGATTAGATCCTAAGTCCGTTCAAAATTTACCTTCCGCATTTGGAGATTTTAATAAAGTCTTGTTGACACTTCCAGGAGTAGCGGGCAACAATGAATTGTCTTCAGCCTATAATGTTCGAGGGGGGAATTTCGATGAAAATCTGGTCTACGTGAATGATATTCCTGTTTACAGACCATTTTTAGCAAATGCAGGACGACAAGAAGGACTGAGTTTTGTAAACCCGGACTTAGTTGGTGATATCAACTTTTATGCTGGAGGATGGGAATCGAAGTACGGAGATAAGCTATCATCTTCCTTAAATATAGATTACAAAGAGCCTGAATCTCTTGAAGGACAATTTAATGTTGGACTACTGGGAGGATCAGCCTACATTGGCAATAGAGTAAATGAAGATATTCAATACCTCTTTGGTGCGCGTCATCGTGATTCAAGATACCTCTTAAATACACTCGAGACGGATGGTCAATATTTACCCTCTTACACAGATGCACAAGCTTTTTTCACCTTTGACCTAACCGGAAAAAATAGCAAGCAAAACAATCGAACAAAGTTGAATTGGCTATTAGCCTACGGAAGAAATAGATACCTGACATTGCCAGTATCCCAGACGACTGAATTTGGATCAGTCTCTCAAAACTTGAGAGTCCAAACACGTTTTGAAGGTCGAGAAGAACTCGACTATGATACGTATCAAAGTGGATTTAACTTATCTCATAGATGGTCCAATAGATTTTTGAGCAGGTGGATAGCCTCTGGAGTTTATACCTCTGAACGCGAGAACTACAATGTAGAAGGGGCCTATCGCATTTGTGATGTTGATAATAACCCTGGCTCCAATAGTTTCAATGAATGTGTGGTCATCCGTGGAATTGGAACAAATTTCAATTATGGAAGAAATAGACTTCAAGCCAAAATCTATAATACAGAATGGAGAAACGAGTATTTGCTATCAGATTGGTCAATACTTGAAGCAGGAGTTGGATATTCTCACAATATCATTGATGACAGACTAAATGAATACGCCTTTCTTGATTCTGCTGGTTTTATTGAGGTCAATGAAAGTACGTTTAACGAGTTAAGTCTAAGCACAACAACCATTACCGCCTATGCTCAAGCCACAATCTATTCAAAGGATTCTATGCATGCGGTCAATTTTGGTGGTAGAATAAACCACTTAGATTACACAGGGCAGCTACTTTTCAGCCCCAGACTTATTTATCGATTTAAACCTAGATGGGAACGGGAGACCTCCTTTAGACTGTCAGTCGGAAGATACAGTCAGCCTCCTTTTTATAGAGAGTTTCGGGACCTGGAAGGAACTATCAGAGACGATGTAAAGGCGCAAGAATCCATTCATGTAATAGGTGCAATGGAAAGAGTACTGACCTGGTGGAATAGACCTTTTCTATTTAGCACAGAGGTATATTATAAATCCCTAGAAAATGTAATTCCTTACGATATAGACAATGTTCGTTTAAGGTATTTTGCTAACAATAATGCCACGGCATTTGCCTACGGATTTGACTTTAGGATTAATGGAGAGTTTATTCCGGGCACTCAATCATGGTTTAGCTTAGGAATTCTCAAAACCAAAGAGGACCTTGCAGAAGATGACAAAGGATACATAAGAAGACCTTCTGATCAAAACATCAATCTTGCTTTTTACTTTGAAGATCATATGCCAAATGATCCGACACTGAGAGTATATGTCAATACGGTCTTTGGATCAGGCTATCCTTTGGGACCTCCAAATGATATAAATGCAAGAAATATTTTTTCTGGAGACGAATATTATCGTGTAGACTTAGGATTTTCAAAATCATTTGAATTGAGAGGTCATAAATACCTGAAAACCTTATGGTTAAGAGCTGAGATTTTAAATGTACTTGGAGCTGATAATACGCTATCCTATTCTTGGATTCAGGATGTTACAGGAGCACAACTTGCCATACCCAATTCATTATCGGCAAGGTTTTTGAATTTCAGGATATCAACAGATTTTTAG